Proteins found in one Phalacrocorax carbo chromosome 14, bPhaCar2.1, whole genome shotgun sequence genomic segment:
- the AURKA gene encoding aurora kinase A isoform X2: MKNLNRLQYIAKNSEAESTSKQKNEETAKKKNETTKKRQWSLDDFEIGRPLGKGKFGNVYLAREKQSKFILALKVLFKTQLEEAGVEHQLRREVEIQSHLRHPNILRLYGYFHDVTRVYLILEYAPRGEVYKELQKLTKFDEQRTATYITELADALSYCHSKSVIHRDIKPENLLLGSTGELKIADFGWSVHAPSSRRTTLCGTLDYLPPEMIEGRTHDEKVDIWSLGVLCYEFLVGKPPFEAETYQETYRAISRVEFKFPPFVTEGARDLISKLLKHNPFHRLPLKDVLLHPWITANSTKVPDSRKSDVAAPSRTQS, encoded by the exons ATAGCAAAAAATTCCGAAGCAGAAAGCACCTCTAAACAGAAGAATGAAGAgactgctaaaaagaaaaatgaaactactAAAAA GAGGCAGTGGTCTCTGGATGATTTTGAAATTGGTCGTCctctggggaaaggaaaatttgGAAATGTGTACCTGGCACGTGAAAAGCAGAGTAAATTTATTCTTGCACTGAAAGTGCTCTTTAAAACGCAACTTGAGGAAGCCGGTGTAGAACATCAGCTACGAAGAGAAGTTGAAATACAGTCTCATCTTAG GCACCCCAACATTCTCAGATTATACGGCTACTTCCACGATGTTACAAGAGTCTACCTTATTCTAGAGTACGCACCTCGTGGAGAAGTCTACAAAGAACTTCAGAAGCTTACCAAGTTTGATGAGCAAAGAACTGCTACT TACATCACAGAACTAGCAGATGCCCTGTCATACTGTCATTCAAAGAGTGTGATTCACCGAGACATCAAGCCAGAAAACTTGCTGCTTGGCTCGACCGGAGAATTAAAAATTGCTGACTTTGGATGGTCTGTGCATGCTCCATCTTCCAG gaGAACGACTCTCTGTGGGACACTTGACTACCTGCCTCCTGAAATGATTGAGGGAAGAACACATGATGAAAAGGTGGATATTTGGAGCCTGGGAGTTCTGTGCTATGAATTCCTTGTAGGGAAACCACCTTTTGAAGCAGAAACGTACCAGGAAACCTACAGAGCTATTTCCAGG gTGGAATTCAAGTTTCCTCCATTCGTAACAGAAGGTGCGAGGGATTTAATTTCAAAGCTTCTGAAGCATAACCCATTCCATCGACTGCCCCTGAAGGATGTACTTCTTCATCCCTGGATTACAGCAAACTCTACAAAGGTACCCGACAGCAGAAAGAGTGATGTTGCTGCCCCATCCAGAACACAGTCTTAG